The Actinomycetota bacterium genome includes a region encoding these proteins:
- a CDS encoding HAD-IB family hydrolase: protein MPIADRLAGKRMFLTGVTGFLGQALLERVLADLPETRLVLLVRSKDGVAARDRVAQLLTAPVFEPLRDRIGAEAVDAFLDERIEVVEGDVTGEPPSIPGDIDVVIHLAGSVEFDSPIDAAFRTNVVGVQRLYRSVQEAGGAPHVVHVSTAYVAGVTQGVIPESPLEHAVDWRAEADAASHARQHVERRSRESELLERLLDDARGENRKAGPKAVADDAERRRREWVDDHLVERGRKRAQSLGWPDVYTFTKALGERCAEEVCADLPLSVVRPSIIESALRHPRPGWIVGFKMAEPIILGFGRGALVEFPGIPDGVIDFIPVDLVVNALIAIAANPPQDSGHAYYHVCSGARNPLRFRTLYELVREYFVEHPIPDRDHGPVDPPRWEFPGTSRVMRLLRAGERLVEFADTAVEWLPRSERTRTLARRIYRRRRQVEFMRRYADLYGAYVDIEVIYTDDRTHRLLRSLDPDDQRRFPFDAAGFDWPHYLKDVHCPSVSASLREPQPRSRPSMTPADGLPSNGSAVAIFDLDGTVVATNVVESYLWLRMAEADGAGWVRHAGTLAWDAPRYLIAERRTREGFLRHFYRRYEGASLAALRRLVEDQVAELILQRASPQAIRRIRAHRSAGHRTILITGALDLLALPLAPLFDEIVAAELATDADGICTGILIRPPLVGEARSAWLRRYANRTGADLAASYAYADNHSDLPLLEAVGNPVAVNPDVHLFRRASSRRWPVERWDLAGGTPRVLLPARYVADGP from the coding sequence GTGCCGATCGCTGACCGGCTGGCCGGGAAGCGGATGTTCCTGACCGGGGTCACGGGCTTCCTCGGTCAGGCACTGCTGGAGCGGGTCCTCGCTGACCTTCCCGAGACCCGCCTGGTCCTGCTGGTCCGCTCCAAGGATGGGGTGGCCGCCCGCGACCGGGTCGCCCAGCTGCTGACCGCACCCGTGTTCGAGCCGCTGCGTGACCGGATCGGTGCAGAGGCGGTCGACGCGTTCCTCGACGAACGCATCGAGGTCGTCGAGGGCGACGTCACCGGTGAGCCGCCGTCCATCCCCGGCGACATCGACGTGGTGATCCACCTCGCCGGCAGCGTCGAGTTCGATTCGCCCATCGATGCGGCCTTCCGCACGAACGTCGTCGGGGTGCAGCGGCTGTACCGGTCGGTGCAGGAGGCCGGTGGCGCACCGCACGTCGTGCACGTCTCCACCGCCTACGTCGCCGGTGTGACCCAGGGCGTGATCCCGGAATCGCCGCTCGAGCACGCTGTCGATTGGCGGGCGGAAGCGGACGCTGCCAGCCACGCCCGCCAGCACGTCGAGCGCCGTTCGCGCGAGTCCGAGCTCCTCGAGCGTCTGCTGGACGACGCGCGCGGCGAGAACCGCAAGGCCGGTCCCAAAGCGGTTGCCGATGACGCGGAGCGCCGCCGCCGCGAGTGGGTGGACGACCACCTCGTCGAGCGGGGGCGGAAGCGTGCCCAGAGCCTGGGCTGGCCGGACGTGTACACCTTCACCAAGGCGCTGGGGGAGCGCTGCGCCGAGGAGGTCTGCGCCGACCTGCCGCTGTCGGTCGTGCGGCCTTCGATCATCGAGTCGGCGCTGCGCCATCCGCGGCCGGGATGGATCGTGGGGTTCAAGATGGCCGAGCCGATCATCCTCGGCTTCGGACGCGGGGCGCTGGTCGAGTTCCCCGGGATCCCCGACGGCGTGATCGACTTCATCCCGGTCGACCTGGTCGTCAACGCCCTGATCGCGATCGCCGCCAACCCGCCGCAGGACTCGGGACATGCCTACTACCACGTGTGCTCCGGCGCACGGAACCCGTTGCGTTTCCGCACGCTGTACGAGCTGGTCCGCGAGTACTTCGTCGAACATCCCATCCCTGACCGCGACCACGGTCCGGTCGACCCGCCCCGCTGGGAGTTCCCGGGCACCTCCCGGGTGATGCGGCTGCTGCGTGCGGGCGAGCGGCTGGTCGAGTTCGCCGACACGGCCGTGGAGTGGCTGCCGCGGTCGGAACGGACGCGGACGCTCGCTCGGCGCATCTACCGCCGCCGCCGCCAGGTGGAGTTCATGCGCCGGTACGCCGACCTCTACGGTGCCTACGTCGACATCGAGGTGATCTACACCGACGATCGCACCCACAGGCTGCTGCGGTCACTGGACCCGGACGATCAACGCCGCTTCCCGTTCGACGCGGCCGGTTTCGACTGGCCCCACTACCTCAAGGACGTGCACTGCCCCAGCGTGTCCGCGTCGCTGCGTGAGCCGCAGCCGCGGTCGCGGCCGTCGATGACTCCCGCCGACGGACTGCCCTCCAACGGTTCCGCGGTGGCCATCTTCGACCTCGACGGGACCGTGGTGGCCACCAACGTGGTCGAGTCGTACCTGTGGCTGCGCATGGCCGAGGCCGACGGCGCGGGTTGGGTCCGCCACGCGGGCACGCTGGCATGGGATGCTCCCCGGTACCTGATTGCCGAGCGACGAACCCGCGAGGGGTTCCTGCGTCACTTCTACCGCCGCTACGAAGGTGCGTCCCTGGCGGCACTGCGTCGGCTCGTCGAGGACCAGGTCGCCGAGCTGATCCTCCAACGGGCATCACCGCAGGCGATCCGCCGCATCCGTGCCCACCGTAGCGCCGGCCACCGCACGATCCTCATCACCGGTGCCCTCGATCTGCTGGCGCTTCCGCTGGCTCCGCTCTTCGACGAGATCGTCGCCGCGGAGCTGGCCACCGACGCTGACGGCATCTGCACCGGGATCCTGATCCGCCCACCGCTGGTCGGCGAGGCCCGCTCCGCGTGGCTGCGGCGCTACGCGAACAGGACCGGGGCGGACCTGGCCGCCTCGTACGCGTACGCCGACAACCACTCCGACCTGCCGTTGCTCGAGGCGGTCGGCAACCCGGTCGCCGTCAACCCTGACGTCCACCTGTTCCGCCGCGCCAGTAGCCGGCGTTGGCCGGTGGAGCGGTGGGACCTGGCCGGAGGCACCCCTCGGGTGCTGCTCCCGGCCCGGTACGTGGCGGACGGCCCATGA